Below is a window of Alphaproteobacteria bacterium DNA.
TAATAAAATAAGGAGATAAATGGGATAGCGGACTGCTGCGATAAGTTGCTGAACTACGTTTTCGACCCATTTAAGATGTTGAGATAATTGGGTTAGGGCTGTTTCATAGCGACCAGTTTCTTCAGAAATTTTTAAAAGATTTACCCAAACTTGATCAAATAACTGGGGGTGCTTGGCACAGGCCTGGCTAAACAAGATGCCAGAACATATATCTACGTATAGTGAGTGGCAGGTGGGGGCAAAAGGGGAAGATTTGTCATGCTGAAAAACTTCCCAAAGGGCTTTGTCCAGACCAACGTCAGCTCGAAGCATATGGGTTAAATGAAAGCACATTTCTATAAGAAAGAGTCTCTTTTTCCTTGCAGATGTAAGATGTTTTCCAAAAATACTAGGAATGCTCCAATCGTTGAATGAAATTGGAAAAAGACCAACCTTTTCTAAAATGCGTCTCAACTCATGCCTGTTATGAGCGTATAATAGGCCTGTTTTAACGTAACCAGTTTTGGTGAGAGCCTTATATCGAAACAGGGTCATAGCACGTACTTATTAACCTCTGACAGGCTGGTTTCATGGGAGAAAAGCTTTTGACAGGCATCTTGCTTGAGGGATAGAAAAGTATTTGATTTGGCGGCCGTACGCAGTTTTTCCACGGGAGCGTTTGAAGCAATGAGGGAATTGAGTGTGTTATCAATGGGGAGAATTTCAATCAGAGGACGCCTGCCATGATATCCCGTTTGATTGCACTTGAGGCATCCTGTTGGATGGGCGAGTGAGAGGGGTTGTCCACATAGACTCGAGCTGTCTTTGGAAGGCTGGGAAACCTTCAATTCCTTACAGGAATTGCATAATTTGCGAACAAGTCTTTGGGCAAGGATCCCCGAAACATTATCTGCCATCAAGGA
It encodes the following:
- the tadA gene encoding Flp pilus assembly complex ATPase component TadA translates to MENPIEYKLPIIRQTELKEGGYLSYAQGLKSILHQDPDIIFISEIRDEETAKMAFRAAMTGHQVFSTLHTNDCFSTLQRLRELGISASLMADNVSGILAQRLVRKLCNSCKELKVSQPSKDSSSLCGQPLSLAHPTGCLKCNQTGYHGRRPLIEILPIDNTLNSLIASNAPVEKLRTAAKSNTFLSLKQDACQKLFSHETSLSEVNKYVL